A window of the Thermoanaerobaculia bacterium genome harbors these coding sequences:
- a CDS encoding sigma-54 dependent transcriptional regulator, with product MISGRVAIVEDDPELLDQMRWALKGSWDVAAAEDAVAGLALLAEDPDLFLIDLRLPPSREPKEGLDLLRGIRERRPDVPVVVMTGEKERKFALKAVELGAYDFFRKPVNPAELAVILGRALERSRLVAENRALREEMSARQSFGAIVGSSPAMRKLFRAIEKVAPSDATVLITGESGTGKELVAQSLHRGSPRASASFVAVNSSALPETLAESELFGHEKGAFTGAISSRAGKFELAHRGTLFLDEAATLSPAVQAKLLRVLETRQFERVGGVRTISVDIRLLVATNEDLEKRVAAGTFREDLYYRLNTVALRIPPLRERRGDIPLLVDYFREKWARHHRRPPRRFPPATLASLSAHTWPGNVRELEHLVEMLTLMVEAEEITPDDLPASFGKRAAAAAAVEGVRAGESLPEAVARYERELLSAAIHRSGGVKARAARELGIDANQMKYLCRKFGL from the coding sequence TTGATCTCCGGCCGCGTCGCGATCGTCGAGGACGACCCCGAGCTCCTCGACCAGATGCGGTGGGCCCTCAAAGGCTCATGGGACGTCGCTGCCGCCGAGGACGCGGTCGCCGGTCTCGCGCTCCTGGCCGAAGACCCCGACCTCTTCCTGATCGACCTCCGGCTGCCGCCGTCGCGGGAGCCGAAGGAGGGGCTCGATCTCCTTCGCGGCATCCGCGAGCGCCGGCCGGACGTCCCGGTCGTGGTGATGACGGGGGAGAAGGAGCGGAAGTTCGCGCTGAAGGCCGTCGAGCTCGGCGCGTACGACTTCTTCCGCAAGCCCGTCAACCCCGCCGAGCTCGCGGTGATCCTCGGACGCGCGCTCGAGCGCTCGCGCCTCGTCGCCGAGAACCGCGCGCTGCGCGAGGAGATGTCGGCGCGGCAGAGCTTCGGCGCGATCGTCGGGTCGAGCCCGGCGATGCGGAAGCTCTTCCGGGCGATCGAGAAGGTCGCCCCCTCGGACGCGACGGTGCTGATCACCGGAGAGAGCGGAACCGGAAAAGAGCTCGTCGCCCAGTCGCTCCACCGGGGAAGCCCGCGGGCCTCGGCCTCGTTCGTCGCCGTCAACAGCTCCGCGCTCCCGGAGACGCTGGCGGAATCGGAGCTCTTCGGGCACGAGAAGGGGGCCTTCACCGGCGCGATCTCCTCGCGCGCCGGAAAGTTCGAGCTGGCCCACCGGGGCACGCTCTTCCTCGACGAGGCCGCGACCCTCTCCCCGGCGGTCCAGGCGAAGCTCCTCCGCGTGCTCGAGACGCGGCAGTTCGAGCGGGTCGGCGGGGTCCGGACGATCTCCGTCGACATCCGGCTGCTCGTCGCCACCAACGAGGATCTGGAGAAGCGGGTGGCCGCCGGAACCTTCCGCGAGGACCTCTATTACCGGCTGAACACGGTCGCGCTCCGGATCCCTCCGCTGCGGGAGCGTCGGGGGGACATTCCTCTCCTCGTCGACTACTTCCGCGAGAAATGGGCGCGGCATCATCGTCGCCCTCCGCGGCGCTTCCCGCCGGCGACCCTCGCGTCTCTTTCGGCCCACACCTGGCCCGGAAACGTCCGGGAGCTCGAGCATCTCGTCGAGATGCTGACCCTGATGGTCGAAGCCGAGGAGATCACGCCGGACGACCTGCCGGCGTCGTTCGGGAAGCGCGCCGCGGCGGCGGCGGCGGTCGAGGGCGTCCGAGCCGGAGAGTCGCTGCCCGAGGCCGTCGCGCGGTACGAGCGCGAGCTTCTCTCCGCGGCGATCCACCGGTCCGGGGGCGTCAAGGCGCGGGCCGCGCGGGAGCTCGGAATCGACGCGAACCAGATGAAGTATCTCTGCCGCAAATTCGGGCTCTGA